The DNA sequence TTAAAATCATTCCTACACCAACACCGATTAACACCCCACCAAATACAGCGTTTAGTAAAATATCATCAGAGAATTTTCCCATGGGAACTAATTCTAAAATGATGGATTGCAACACAACTGTTAAAATACTTAAGACAGCAAATCGTTTTCCAATTGAACGCCACGCTAAATATAAAAGTGGCACATTCAATAAGAAAATTAATCCACCTAAACTTAAATGAATCCCAAATGCAGAAGAAGCAAAGGCTATTATTAACTGCGCAATCCCTGTCACTCCACCTGTATATAGATTAGCAGGCGAAATAAACATATTCATCGCTAACACATATAAAAATACCCCTATAATCATAATCCCTAAGTTCTTCAGTTTAATTGAAACTTGTTCATTTTTTAAAATATTCATCTGTTCCACACTCCTTCTCTGATGTCCTGATGAATAATTAGACTTATTCGTTTGAATCTGTGTCTTCTTTTAAATAAGTCCATCCATCTTCTTGATAAACTTTTCCCTCTTTCATTAAACGCCCTAATGCACGCTTAAATGAGGCCTTACTCATTTTAAAGACACGACGAATATCGTCTGGTTCTGATTTATCATAAAACGGCATCGCCCCACGACGTCCCATTAAATATTCTAAAATAATGTCTGAGTCTTCCACAATCGCAAATTCCTTTTGTGGAATTAATGACATATTAAATTCACCATTATCTTTTACACGTACGACACGTCCCTCAACTACTTCTCCAAGACGTGGTTCTTCACGACGTTCACTTTCATGAATGAATCCCATGTATCCTTCTTCTGTAATGACGTTTGTTCCGATTTTACCTGTACGAATTACACGCGCTTTTACCTTTTTACCATGTAATGATTGTGGCGCCTCCTCTTTAACTCCGCCAAACTCTTGTGGGCGAGCTAAGATTGCAAATAAGTAGTTTGATTGTGATTCTTTTAAATAACAATACACATAATCTCCGACTTGTGGCCATAATGATTCGAAAATTGGTAAGTCTGATGGTGCGATTAAAATGTTTTTGTTAATTCCGATATCAACAAAAACTCCTAAATCTTTACGCACATCTACTACTTCAACCCAACCGAATTCTTCTGTTGTCACTGCTGGCTCTTGCATCGTTGCTGTTAAACGTTTTTTTGCATCATAATAAACGAAGACTTCGATTGTTTCTCCAACTTCGATAGGATGCGTTACTTCTGCTTGATGTAAGAAGAACTCTTCACCATCTAGCATTAATGTATAACCAAGTGGCGTCTGACGCTCCACTTTCATTTCATGAAATTTTCCTGCTAACATTTCATCACTTACTTTCCTTTTAAAGTCAATATATTATAACATGCACCAAAATTCGTGAAAAGTGGAAATTGCTTTTTCACTCTATTTAATCGTTTTATGTATCAAATCACATATAATTTTATTATCACCGACGTTACTTAAATCAATCCATCTTTTTCTTATTTTTTAAATTTGAACATCTACTCATTAAATATTCATTTTTAAAAAAACATTTACCGTCATGAGCAGGAAAAAATAAAAGATCAACCCTACCTAACTAAAACCAAAGATTTCTACTCATTCAAACACGATGACAAATCTATATAGAAACAGAAACCTTTTCTACATTTAATATAGCAACTCAAATATATGATAGTCATACCGTGAGTCACCTGCCATGCGAAGCATGTTTCCTCCATTGGTAGGGAATGCAAGGCAGACTATCGTCCAGGGGTCACCTAGCAGCTTCACTTGTGAAACAATCCACCATTGCTAGGGAATGGGTCACCTGGCAGATTGTCGAAGACAATCTAATCCTCAACTGCTAGGGATTTAAAATTTTTTACAATGTAAAAAACTTATCTGGACTTATATATCGAAGCATAAAGTCATGAAAACTGTATGACTTTGCAACATTCATTTTATGTTTATAGCGATTCGGATGAACGTTAATCTGCTCATATTAAAAGCCTTAGAAACTCCTAAAGGGTTCTTAAGGCTTTTTTTCTCTTTCAAATTAAGCAACGAAGTCTTCCTTTTCAACTTGTTCCATAATAAATAATAAATCAGCTTCAACTCGCTCATAACGGCGATGATACGTTAATAATTTATCATTTAAATCAACCGTTAAACTTTTTAACTTTTGAAGATATAAAAATAACTGTTCATTTCCAGTCTTAAGTGGTAATCGTTCCACATGAGCTTCTAATTCATACACTTTTGCTTCCCACTCTTTAATACTCATGGTTGATTGTTTTAAACTTTTTTGTGTATGATGCTGTAAATCCTCAAGTTTTTTATACAATGAAGCTTCTAAATAACCATATTGTTGCCACTCTGAACCTAATGACAATAAAATTGAACGGATACGTAATAAATTTTTTAAGTGTTTCGAGACATGATAAGAGGCAAAAAAGCCATCCTCATATAACACTTTTGCTAACATGAAATTTTTCTTATATGCCTTTTTAATATTCATTCTCGCCATAACCAACACCACCCTTTACTAAAACTTAAGTAAATTATAATATATTTTTAGTAAAAAATACACTATTTTACATGAATAAAAATCTTATATCAAAAAAACTCACCAGCCTTCGCTAATGAGTTATAATATATTCTTCAAAATAACAATCATTAAACTTAAAATAAAAAGGTGAAGAGGATAAAAAGCATAAAAGAAATATTTATTCAGCTTTATTGATCCTTTCTCTCCATTGTATTTCGAAATTGGCCATAAGGCAGCAAGACAGAACAATTGAGCAACACACTGTAAATACACTAAAACTTGTAGAATCATTCCCAACCCATCGGTCGTCACAAAGCCATATCCATCATGAATAAAAGATGAAACAGAGGACCACATGCCAATCGATTGACCATATAATAATAAATTAAGGACAACCAGCATAATACTCATACGAGTTTTATTTTCAAAAAAGAGATACATCATAAAAATGGTGAGAATTCCATAAAGGTCATAGTCTGTTCTTAAATTTGCAGCCATTAAGCCTATGAGAATAATAAATAATCCCCCTATAAATTTAAATCCTTGATCTTTAGAGATATTATCATATCCCCAAATGGCTAATAAACCTAAAGCCAAGGTGAAAAAGACATTTTGGTGAGTGAATTCTAACCATCTCCCTGAAATAGCAACATCAAAAAATGGCTCAGAAATCAAAGCAAAAATACTTAATCTTAATAAATATTTTTTCCGATTACTCGTGTGGTAGAACCCATTGACAATCAAAAAAGCAAAAATTAGAAATGAGATTCGTCCAACTAAACGCATGATGACCATCAATCCTTCAAGCGCAATAAACGTGGTCATATTTTCAGTATATCCTTGTAAAAAAGGGATGATAATTGCACCAATATGATCAATCAACATGGTGATTAGAGCGATTATTTTTAATTGCGAGGCATCTAACCCTTTTTTCTTTTCAATCACACAACCTTGACTGATATCTAACTGATTTTCTAACTCCATTCAAGCACCCTCTCTTCCAAAATTTTCTTAAATTATAACATGAATCACTCAAAATAACCACTATAAAAAAGACAGTCTTAATCGACTGTCTTTTAAATAACTAATCTAAATCACAAACTAAACGTCCTTCTAATAAACTACGTCCGATTGTTTTTCCAAGCGTTAGTACGTCAGCTAATTTTTCTTCATCAGGTTTAAAGCATAGCTTAACCGGTTCAACCATTTTTAATTTTAATTGGGTTAAACGGGCATGAACATTATCTACCGCTTCTCCACTCCATCCATATGAACCGAAGGCTGCACCAAATTTCCCACCATGAGTCACGGGATTCATTCCTGTTAAGACATCCCAAACAATTGGCACTGCATCTTTATTCACAGTTGTTGCTCCGATAGCAATCGCATCAGCTGCATATAAATCCGCAAATAATTGTTCTTTTACCTCTGGGAAGCTCTTAATATCTAAATCATATAAACGAACTGTGACATTCGGGTTAACCATTAAGATTCCTTCTTTAACTTTATCAGCCATCATCTTTGTATATCCATAAGCTGATGTAAATGGAATTACCACTAATTTTTCTGTTGAGAAGTCTTCCGTTGACCATTCTTTATAGATATTCATAATTTCTTCAATGCGTGCATCTAATACCGGTCCATGTCCAGGGCAAATCATCTTAATATTTAATCCCGAAAGAGTCGCAATTGCTTTTAACACATACGTTTTAAATGGTGCGAAGATTGGATTATAATAGTTTAATAATGCATCCATGTAGTCGTCATTTTTTTCTACTGGTAATTTTGACATTAATACATCATCAAACGCATAATGACTACCAAATGAGTCACATGTAAATAAAATTTCTTCTTCTACTAAATAACTATAAATAGTATCTGGCCAATGTAAGTTTGGTGCTGAGATGAATTTTAATGTACGCCCACCTAAATCTAATACATCATTCATTTTTACAACTTGTGATTTGAAATCAATATTCACAATGTTACGTAAATAACGAATAGCTACGGCTGAAGCAATAACCGTAATATTTGGATTTAATTTGATTAATTTTTCAATTGATCCTGCATGATCGGGCTCTGTATGATGAACGATGATATAGTCGATTTCATCAATTGAAACATGTTTTTGAATTTTTTGAAGATAATCTTCAAAATAAGGCGCTTTCACTGTATCAAATAACGCAACCTTGTCTTCTCCTTTTACAAAATAAGAATTATATGATGTTCCATATTTTGTTTCCATAACAACGTCAAACACTTCAAGATCGTGATCTTGAATCCCTAACCAGTAAACATTTTCAACTAGCTTCAAACTCTCCATTAACTGATCTCTCCTTTAGAAAATTGCGAAGTATTTTATATAGTTTTTTTACCTTTAAAGTTTAACATACTATCCTTTTTATTCCCAATAATATGCACTTTAATTTTAAACATTATTATGTTTTAAATTTATTTCTACTCATGTAACTCTAGTGGTAGACCATCTGGGTCTCTAAAAAAGACGAATCTTGTATTAGTATATTCATCTAGACGAATCTCTTCAGTCTCAATTCCTTTATCTTTTAACATGTTAACAGCTGCTTCTATATCATCTACTTTAAAACAAAGGTGTCTTAATCCACATGCTTCTGGATAAGATGGACGCTTTGGACTATTTGGAAATGAGAATAGCTCAATTTCACTGTCTCCAATTTTTAAATCTAATTTATACGAATTACGGTCGATACGATAATTTTCTCGAATCACTTCAAAACCTAAGACATCCACATAAAATGATTTCGATACCTCATAATTAGAAGCAATAATCGCAACATGATGAATATTTTTAAACATCAATCTCCCCCCTCTTTTATCTATCATTTTACTAGCTTTACTCCAAAAAAACAAACGCTACCTTAAATGATAAATAAGAAATCATCATTTTTATAAATCATAAAAATTTACTGTTTCTATTATTAGCCTATGTGATAAACATTTAATGAGTTTAAGACTTATACCTTCAATAAATAAGCTTCATGTGTGACTATATATAAGCCGAAATATCTTTCAAATTTTTTGAATAATACATAGTTCTTAAGGCTTTTTGATACTCGGTCACCTACCATGCGAAGCATTAATCCTCAACTGGCAGGGTATAAGACATCCTATAGTCCAGGGGTCACGTGTCATTTTCGAAGAAAATGTATCCTGCATTGGCAGGGCTTAAGTTTTTACGACGTGAAAAACTTATCGGGACTGATATATAAACAAAAAAGTTTTTCACATTATTTACTTCAGACTAAAACCATAAAAACATTGATATCAAGACATCCTATAGTCCAATTAAATTTTTTTACGATATGAAAAAATTAATGCAACTTATATATAGAAAAAGAACTAAACTTTCGTTTAGTCCTTTTAGAAATTATAATTTGTTTGGTTCTTCGTAGTCAACACCTTTAGTATCAACTGTCACTGATTTCATGACTTGCCCAATGACTGGTTGATCTAAATGGTTACATTCTACGCTAGCAATTTGATCAACAACATCGATTCCTTCAATCACTTTACCGAAGGCTGCATAGCTTCCATCTAAATGTGAAGAATCTTTATGCATGATAAAGAATTGTGATCCAGCTGAGTTTGGAACGTTTGTACGCGCCATAGAAATAACTCCACGTTCATGTTTGACTGGGTTGTCAAATCCATTTGATTTGAATTCTCCGTAGATGCTGTACCCTGGTCCACCAATTCCTAAACCTTGTGGGTCTCCACCTTGAATCATGAAACTACGGATGACACGGTGGAAAATAACACCGTTGTAGAATCCTTTGTTTGCTAATGAGATGAAGTTACGAACTGACTGTGGAGCTACTTCTGGATATAATTCGATTTTCATTACTCCACCGTTTTCCATTTCAATTGTTGCCACTGGATTCGTATCTTTTGAGTATTCTGTTTGTCCAACATATTGTTTTGCCATGTCTTACTACCTCCTATAGATTATTTCTTAGTTGAATTTCTTTCCAACTTCAATTGGATGTGAACCATTTAAAAGGCTTGCAACATCCATACGTTTTTTACCTGAGATTTGAATATCTGTAATCTTTAATCCGGCATGATCACCACATGCCACCACGATTCCATCCTTTTCAACTTTCACAATCGTTCCAGGTTCAGCATCATATAAATGATTATTTGGTTCGGCCCACCAAATTTTTACTGATAACTCATCTAATTGCGTGAATGCTACCGGCCAAGGGTGAAGTCCACGAACTTGGTTATATAAAACATTGGCTGGTTTATACCAATCAATACGCTCATCTTCGCGCTTAATATTCCATGCAAATGTCGCTTCTTCATGATTTTGAGGAATTGCCTCGATCTCACCTGCTAATAATTTAGGTAATGTTTCTGCTAAAAGCTTCGCCCCAGCTACACTTAATTTTTCAAACATACTTCCTGTGTGATCTTTTTCCTCAATTGGAACAACCACTTTACTAATCATGTCTCCTGTATCCATTTTGACATCCATGTACATGATTGTAACTCCTGTTTCTTTTTCACCATCAATAATCGCTTTATGAATCGGTGCACCACCACGATATTTTGGTAATAACGAAGCGTGGACATTAATACATCCGAACTTTGGTGCATCTAATAAAATTTTCGGGATGATTTGACCAAAGGCAGCTGTAATAATTAAATCTGGATTCCAATCTAAAACTGTCTGATAATCTTCTTTAATTTTTTCAGGTTGGAACACTGGGATGTTGTGCTCTAACGCTTTTTGTTTAACTGGTGTTGGTGTTAAAATACGTTTACGTCCAACCGGACGATCAGGTTGTGTGACAACCCCAACGACTTCATAACCTTCTTTAATAATTGTTTCTAAAACAGGAACTGAAAAGTCAGGAGTTCCCATAAATACAACACGTGTCATGTTGTCCCTCCTCTATTGTAGCTCAAATCACATCTAGCATATGGATGTGAGATTAAACGATAAATCTAGACTCTAATTATTATTACCACATCTATCGACATTTTACTACCATCTTTAGTAAGTTTTTTTAATTAATTAAACTGATTTGGAAAAAAATCAAGTGATAAGCTCACTGAACCTTCTTGGAAATACATTAAAAGCTGAGACAAAATAGCTCTTAACCTCGGTTCCTGCTTATATTTAATCATAAAATACATGCGAAAGCGCTGATTAATTCGCCCAACATACGGCATAGTTGGACCAACAATAATACAGCTATGTCCAAGTTGATTTCGTAAATATTGATTCACTTTATCGCATGCCATAATAAGATCATTATAGTCTTCACTACTCATCATGACACTGGCTAAATAATAATATGGTGGATAGCCAAAACGACGGCGCATCTTCATTTCTTCGACATAAAATGCATGATAATTTTGCTCAACGACACATTTCATGACGTAATGTTCTGGACTATAGGTCTGAATAAATACTTCCCCTTCTAGTTCATGACGACCCGCTCGACCTGCAACTTGAGTTAATAATTGGAAGGTTCGTTCAGCGGCTTTAAAATCAGATAAATGAAGCATTAAATCAGCCGCTAAGACACCAACAAGGGTTACATCTGGGAAATCAAGTCCTTTTCCCACCATCTGTGTCCCAATTAAAATATCGGCTTCTTTTCGTTCAAAGGCTGCAATGAGCTCTTGATGTGAACCTTTTTTTGATGTCGTATCTACATCCATTCGCATAATACGTGCACCCCGAAATTGATCTTGTAAATATTCTTCAACTTTTTGAGTTCCTAAACCAAAAAATCGTAACTCTTCACTCTGACAAGATGGACATCGTCTTAAAATGAATGACTCAAAGCCACAATAATGACATTTTAATTTTTGATTTGGTTTATGATAGGTCAGTGAGACGTCACAATTTGGACAATTCACCACTTCTCCACACTCGCGACATTGCATAAAGTTCGAATAACCTCGACGATTTAAAAGTAACACGACTTGTTCCTGACGCTCTAAACGCTTTGCAATCGCCTCTTGCAAAACATCACTTAAAATCATTTGATCACTGACCGTTGAATGTTGACGCATATCAATCAATTTGACCGTGGGTAACTTCGCTGTAGAAACGGCACGCTTCGATAACGTTAATAATCGATAAACCCCTTTTTGAGCACGAGCAAATGATTCTAAAGACGGTGTCGCACTTCCTAACACAACTGGACATCGATGCGTAATTGCACGCTGTTTAGCTACTTCAATCGCATGATAGCGTGGCGCCTCTTCCTGCTTATATGTCGCCTCATGCTCCTCATCAATAATAATAATACCGATGTCTTTAAATGGAGCAAAAATTGCTGAACGTGCGCCCACCACAATTTGTACTTCTTGTTTTAAAATCTTAC is a window from the Turicibacter bilis genome containing:
- a CDS encoding TraX family protein, with the translated sequence MELENQLDISQGCVIEKKKGLDASQLKIIALITMLIDHIGAIIIPFLQGYTENMTTFIALEGLMVIMRLVGRISFLIFAFLIVNGFYHTSNRKKYLLRLSIFALISEPFFDVAISGRWLEFTHQNVFFTLALGLLAIWGYDNISKDQGFKFIGGLFIILIGLMAANLRTDYDLYGILTIFMMYLFFENKTRMSIMLVVLNLLLYGQSIGMWSSVSSFIHDGYGFVTTDGLGMILQVLVYLQCVAQLFCLAALWPISKYNGEKGSIKLNKYFFYAFYPLHLFILSLMIVILKNIL
- the priA gene encoding primosomal protein N' yields the protein MIAEVVVDIKNKAVNKVFDYTVPEELAHLIQPGVRVLVPFGPRTIMGFVISLKEQTELQNLRPIKELIDVVPVLNDELRELGMSLSEETGSTMIQCFEAMIPNAMRAKYKKKLLCLSDTLSPNLASLFQNSRVIDYEQIPANLLKEVKQAIEHKQVELIYEVKDQLGKKMIKYIALVDPKLDLSSFNRAAKQKQVLEYLIAQPNPVLKSQLMDELQVTHAIMKTLVDKSVIKEIEVEAYRDPYADVVHQQSKALKLNQEQQVAVTTVAHACEENACDIFLLHGITGSGKTEVYLQMIENVLVKGQQAIMLVPEIALTPQIAGRFKSRFQNKVAVLHSALSMGEKYDEWRKILKQEVQIVVGARSAIFAPFKDIGIIIIDEEHEATYKQEEAPRYHAIEVAKQRAITHRCPVVLGSATPSLESFARAQKGVYRLLTLSKRAVSTAKLPTVKLIDMRQHSTVSDQMILSDVLQEAIAKRLERQEQVVLLLNRRGYSNFMQCRECGEVVNCPNCDVSLTYHKPNQKLKCHYCGFESFILRRCPSCQSEELRFFGLGTQKVEEYLQDQFRGARIMRMDVDTTSKKGSHQELIAAFERKEADILIGTQMVGKGLDFPDVTLVGVLAADLMLHLSDFKAAERTFQLLTQVAGRAGRHELEGEVFIQTYSPEHYVMKCVVEQNYHAFYVEEMKMRRRFGYPPYYYLASVMMSSEDYNDLIMACDKVNQYLRNQLGHSCIIVGPTMPYVGRINQRFRMYFMIKYKQEPRLRAILSQLLMYFQEGSVSLSLDFFPNQFN
- a CDS encoding CvfB family protein, which codes for MLAGKFHEMKVERQTPLGYTLMLDGEEFFLHQAEVTHPIEVGETIEVFVYYDAKKRLTATMQEPAVTTEEFGWVEVVDVRKDLGVFVDIGINKNILIAPSDLPIFESLWPQVGDYVYCYLKESQSNYLFAILARPQEFGGVKEEAPQSLHGKKVKARVIRTGKIGTNVITEEGYMGFIHESERREEPRLGEVVEGRVVRVKDNGEFNMSLIPQKEFAIVEDSDIILEYLMGRRGAMPFYDKSEPDDIRRVFKMSKASFKRALGRLMKEGKVYQEDGWTYLKEDTDSNE
- a CDS encoding FprA family A-type flavoprotein, whose product is MESLKLVENVYWLGIQDHDLEVFDVVMETKYGTSYNSYFVKGEDKVALFDTVKAPYFEDYLQKIQKHVSIDEIDYIIVHHTEPDHAGSIEKLIKLNPNITVIASAVAIRYLRNIVNIDFKSQVVKMNDVLDLGGRTLKFISAPNLHWPDTIYSYLVEEEILFTCDSFGSHYAFDDVLMSKLPVEKNDDYMDALLNYYNPIFAPFKTYVLKAIATLSGLNIKMICPGHGPVLDARIEEIMNIYKEWSTEDFSTEKLVVIPFTSAYGYTKMMADKVKEGILMVNPNVTVRLYDLDIKSFPEVKEQLFADLYAADAIAIGATTVNKDAVPIVWDVLTGMNPVTHGGKFGAAFGSYGWSGEAVDNVHARLTQLKLKMVEPVKLCFKPDEEKLADVLTLGKTIGRSLLEGRLVCDLD
- a CDS encoding peptidylprolyl isomerase translates to MAKQYVGQTEYSKDTNPVATIEMENGGVMKIELYPEVAPQSVRNFISLANKGFYNGVIFHRVIRSFMIQGGDPQGLGIGGPGYSIYGEFKSNGFDNPVKHERGVISMARTNVPNSAGSQFFIMHKDSSHLDGSYAAFGKVIEGIDVVDQIASVECNHLDQPVIGQVMKSVTVDTKGVDYEEPNKL
- the fmt gene encoding methionyl-tRNA formyltransferase produces the protein MTRVVFMGTPDFSVPVLETIIKEGYEVVGVVTQPDRPVGRKRILTPTPVKQKALEHNIPVFQPEKIKEDYQTVLDWNPDLIITAAFGQIIPKILLDAPKFGCINVHASLLPKYRGGAPIHKAIIDGEKETGVTIMYMDVKMDTGDMISKVVVPIEEKDHTGSMFEKLSVAGAKLLAETLPKLLAGEIEAIPQNHEEATFAWNIKREDERIDWYKPANVLYNQVRGLHPWPVAFTQLDELSVKIWWAEPNNHLYDAEPGTIVKVEKDGIVVACGDHAGLKITDIQISGKKRMDVASLLNGSHPIEVGKKFN
- the gloA2 gene encoding SMU1112c/YaeR family gloxylase I-like metalloprotein; translated protein: MFKNIHHVAIIASNYEVSKSFYVDVLGFEVIRENYRIDRNSYKLDLKIGDSEIELFSFPNSPKRPSYPEACGLRHLCFKVDDIEAAVNMLKDKGIETEEIRLDEYTNTRFVFFRDPDGLPLELHE